The nucleotide window AAGCCATCAATCAAATTCCTTGAGAAGATTGGCAAGAAATTTTTGAGCATGTCTGTGCTGTCTAGTACGGCCTTTAGCATTCCAGGCAACATCACGTTTAGCTCAAACTGTCCCCCCTGTGCAGCATTTGCCACTGCAGTGTCGTTTCCTATTATTCCAAAGCAAACCATGTTGAGGCATTCTGCTAATGATGGGTTTACTTTACCCGGCATGATGGACGAACCAGCATGCACTGCAGGAATTCCAATCTCGGAGAGTCCTGCAATTGGACCTGATGCCATTAGTCGAATATCGTTTGCAATTTTGTTTAGCTCCAGTGCGAGATTTCTGATTGCAGATGAAACATTAGCTACTGCAAACTTTGATTGCAGCGAATGTTGCATGTCTTGTTCTGGTCTTAGTTTTAGGCCTGAAATTCTGGCAAGCTCGGCAATTGCTATCTTTCTGAATCCCCTTGGAGTGTTTGCGCCATTGCCAACTGCTGTGCCGCCCAGTCCTACTAGTTCCAGTTCCTTGATTGCTAGTGTGATGGAGTTTTTTGCTTTGGTAATTGATGTGGAATATGCCGCAAACTCGCTACCGAGTGTTACCGGTAGGGCATCCATTAAATGAGTCCTGCCTATTTTTTTATAGCCAGAAAACTCTTTTGCCTTTTTGTTTAGCGACTTGATCAAAACATCGATTGCTGGAATGGTTTCCTTGAGATTTAGCAAAATAGCAACATGCATTGCAGTAGGGAATGTGTCATTGCTGGACTGGGACATGTTCACATGATCATTTGGATGTAGGAATTCATTTTGGCCTTTTTTCTTGCCCAGAATTTCTAGTGCAACATTACATATTACTTCATTAGAGTTCATATTGAATGCAGTTCCTGCACCTGAATTGATCTCCTCTATAACAAACTGGTCCTGGAATTTGCCGGACAAAATCTTATCACACGCAGATATGATGGCGTTGCCGGATTTTTTATCTAAAACCCCGCATTTTATGTTGGCAACCGCACAAGAGCGCTTGATCATAGTATAGGCTGAAATCAAATGTTGGTGTGATCTTTTACCCGTAACATGGTATTGTATAATGGCACGGCCGGTAAATGCACCATAGTAAGCATCCTTTGGGATTTTTACCTCGCCCAAGGAATCTCTGTCAGTTCTGTACTCCAACTATACCCTCACAATACAACTAAAATAAATTCCCAGCGAAAAAGACTTGTAAAAATTGCAAAGTCGAATGGAAATAAGGGGAATTATTATATAGGCTGGTAGAAGTCCCAAACTCAATGAATAAGCGTTACAGTATGCTATTTTCCGTTACAGCAGTAGCGGTCTTGGCAGCAACCTTATTCGGAAGCACATACACACAATCACAAATTGTCGGTTCTACACTGGCAGCTTCCTCAAACGATAGCATGACTCAAAAAATCCATGACATGGGTGGCTTGAAGCTTGTTATGCCACAGGCATTTGCCGCAGTTGACTGCGACAACATCGAAGAGGGAAGAAATGTGGTTAGCTTTGATCTTTACGCAAGAAGCGCTGACCTCCCAATTCTGGGCGGAAAGACTTACCAAGCCATGACTTTCAGTGGACAGGTCCCAGGACCAACACTTAGAGTCACACAAGGCGACGTCGTAATGATGACACTAACCATCCCAGAAGACGAACCAACTCCACACGGAAACGACATGCATGCATCACAAATGCACTCTGGTCCATTTGGCAAAGTAATGCCAGGTGAATCAAGAACATACTGCTATGTTGCACAAGTGCCTGGTACCTTCAAGTATCACTGCTCTGGTGTTGATATTGCAGCAATGGATCAACATGTATTGTCTGGCATGTACGGAATGACAATCGTCGATCCACTCAAAGGCTACAAACCACTAGTTGTTGACTCAACAGCAGTTGTAGACGGCGAAGTTGTTAAAGACAGAAATACTTATTCCGCAGATGCACTTGAATTCCAACTCCAATACGCTCAGTTATACCTGAACGATGAAGGTGGATATGATCAAGGAAAAATGTTCAAACACGAAACAACCTACACAGTTGTTAATGGTATGTCATTTGGTTACGTTCCAAACGCAAACCACAATAAGCTCATCAAGGGAGATGCAAACAAAAACATCTTCGTAGTCCAACCATGGAACTCTGATGATCTAAAACAATACCAATCACAACTATTGTTCGTTGAAGCAGGCCAACACGTAAGAGTGTTCATTGAGAATCAAGCCAATGAACCAGTTTACTGGCATGTAGTGGGCGAAATCATTGACCGTGTTACACAAGGCAATGTTGTGCATGCAAAGGGTACCGAAACTTGGATGATTGGTGGCTCACAAGGCGCAATCATGGATATCGTCTTTGACGAACCAGGAGTTTATGCCGCAGTGAATCACGATTATGCAGCAATCTTCACAGGTGCAGCAACAATCTTTGTAGCAGGCGATCCATTTGGTCTAAATGAACAATTGGGCACCAACGCACAATCATACTCTGAGCTCTTAGGCAACCCAAGCGATGCAGTTCCTCCAACCGGAAAGAACACAATTGAGCATCCAAAACTAAACTTGCACGGATTGTACACAGATGAACGTGCTGACGAATTAAAGTCAGAATTAGGACTCTAAAACCCCTATTTTCTTATTTTTGTATTTTTGACTTGAACAATATTGTTATAATATAATTGCCCAAAACAAACCATGATGCAGCGACATTTCTTGCTAATTCCTGCAATTATGATGGTCTTACTCGTTCCAAATTTTGCACAAGGCCAAGAAATCCCAGAGCAAATATCTACACCCGTAACGTATGATGTTGGAATACAGCTAGAAAACATTGGATTCATAGATAGGCAAGGGGGATCATATGAGCTGATTTTTTGGGTAACTATATCATCTGATGAAATTGATTTTACAAAAAACCCTCCGCCACAAACATTTGATTTCACTAATGGACATGTAGAGGAGATAACTGGGATGCATACAGAGCAACACTTTCACAAATTCAAGGTAAGGGGCGTTTTCTACAATTCAATGGATTTTCGGGACTATCCATTTGAGAGCATTGATCTGGCAATCCATATGGAGCCATACTACCCAAACACCAGCGACAAGCTTGTATTTACTGTCAATCAAGAATACAGTGGAATAAGCAAGTCCGATACAACCAGCGTACCGGGATGGTCAATAGGTGATCCAAGCTTTACTTCGAGCACCCAAAGTTATCCGTGGGGCGATTTTACTCACTTTGAAGCTCATTATCTAGTTGGTACAGCAGATCTTTTGGCCTTTATGAAAAAATTATTCCCAATCGGAGTGCTAATGGCATTTTCATTTGCATCATTTTTGCTCTCACCTAAAAGCCAGGGTGAACGACTGGGGATGATCTCTGCTTCACTTTTGTCCGCCACCTTTTTCCATTCTGGATACCTCAATGCTGAGCTACCTCCAATAGGATATCTGACTTTGGCAGACAAGATAATGATCACAGCTTATACTTTCTTTATCATATGTCTGACACCGATGGTGCTAACAAGATATTACACAGAGGTCAAAAAGCGAGAATTCACACTAGATCAGCAAATGCGGCTGGACAAAAAAATAATTTTCATAGCGCCATTGACCTCGCTTGTCATATTCACTGTTGTTTACTTTACATTATAGTAGCAAGGATCACCAAAGTTCAGATAATAGATTATATTTCGTGCATCTAGAGGCAACACTACATGAGTTTTAGCGATAAAGTTTTGATTTGTGATCAGGTTGATGCCGTACTAAATGATATTCTCAAAAAAAATGGTCTTGCTGTAACATACGAACCGCAAATAACGCCAGAGGATCTGGCAAAAAAAATCGGTGACTATGAAATCATTGTGGTGAGAAGCAGAACCACGCTAACAAAAGATCTGGTGGAAAAGGCTACCAAATGCAAGATAATGGCACGAGTCGGAGTCGGACTAGACAATATCGACACAGATGCCGCCAAGGCAAAAAACATCCGAGTCATAAACGCAGTAGAAGGAGCAATGAATGCTGTAGCAGAACTAGTAATCGGTCTGATGCTTGCAATGGCACGAGACATTCCTCGAGCAGACCGTGAGCTCCGAAATGACAAATGGATAAAAAAAGAACTCATGGGAACAGAGCTTGCAGGAAAATATCTTGGTATAGTTGGGCTTGGCAACATTGGAAAAAGACTGGCAAGACTGGCGCGAGCACTAAACATGAATATTATAGGATTTGATGTAGTACCAATTGATCCCGAATTTGCAAAAGATGTTGGGCTGATAAAGGCAGACTTGGATACCTTACTGCAAAGCGCAGACTATGTCTCACTGCACGTACCATTGCTGGATAGCACAAAAAATCTCATCAATGCAAATAGACTCAGCACCATGAAAAAGACTGCAAGAATAATCAACACGTCCCGTGGTGGAACAGTAGATGAAAACGCTCTGTATGAGGCACTAAAGTCAGGCAATCTGGGCGGTGCAGCACTAGATGTGTTTGAAAAAGAGCCAGCAATTGGCAACAAGCTAGTCAGCCTGCCAAATTTCATTGCCACACCGCACATTGGTGCGCAGACAAAAGAAGCTCAGTCATTAGCTGCAAATGTTATAGCAGAAAAGATAATACAGATTTTACGTGGTGTGATTTAGATTGAAACTGGGTCTTGCCTTCGCACTAGTAGCACTTGGGCTGATTTTGCCAAATGCATACGCTGCAAGCTCATCCCTTGAGGTAAACGGCGTCACACATGAGGTAACATACGAGGCAACTGGCCTGACAGTCGAAGGAATCGAAGCAGACACCAATACCGCAACGTTGTCTGTTTTGGTCACAACCACTGATGTTGAAGGAACTCTAGTGGTTGATCTGAATCGAAGCTTTTTTGACTCTAAAACAGATGGTACCGACGATGACTTTTTGGTCCTAGCTGACACTGATGAAGCATTATTTGTTGATGACAAGACTGACACTACTAGAACTCTAACAATTACAGTTCCGTCTGGAACAAACTCTGTTGATATTATATCCCTTGGAACAACTAACTTTGGAGCAGGCGAGCCGGCACCAGAGATACCAGTAGAGGAGCCAACCGAAGAACCAGAAGCTCCATCAGAGCCAGAAGCACCAGTTGAAGAACCAGAACCAACACAATGTGGACCAGGAACAATTCTACAAGACGGACAGTGTGTATTGGAACAAGTAGAACCCGTAGCAGAAGAGCCACCACCAACACCAATCGAGGAGCCAACAGAAACACCGCAAGTCTCTCAATGTGGTCCTGGAACTATACTCAAAGACGGTGAATGTGTGCTGGACCAGACATGTGGACCAGGAACAATTCTACAAGATGGACAATGTGTGCTAGATACTACCACCCAAGCACCAGCAGTATCAAAGAGCCAGGGAACTCAGCTTGCAATTGGTATAGTTGCAGCCTTTGTTGTCTCGTTCATTGTGATGATAGTCTTGTGGGCAATCGGCAAAGCTGGCAGAAGCAAGAACTAGAATATTATTTTCTGATTCACCAGATATTGTAGTCCTTTCACAAATTCGGAATCCGTAATTTTTTGCTCAGTCCACCATTTACCATTTGTCTTGTACCAGTAAGGGATCTCTATTTTCTCACCCAATTTGGAACCCTCAGGCAGCTTGATTGCGTTTTTTTCCACTAGGAACTTGAAAAACATGTGATCAGATACGGCACCGTCCAGCCACTGTGGCATTATGACATTGCTGCCAAATGGCATCACGATATTTCCTGCATCTACTAGCTGAAATGGCGCAGATGATTTTACCCCATCATATTCTACTTGGATTTGGTATTTTCCCTCGCGGAACAGTTCCACATTGAATGGAACTGGTGTGGTGATAGTGGTGTTTGCATTTTTTATTTGGACCGGGATTGCACTGCTTTTGATTCCCTCAGAATCTATAATGTGCATTATCGCATTGTTTCCACTTGTTTTGGATACTGAAATTGTCACAGATAGATAATCTCCATAATGATATGTTGCCTTGCTGGTCTGCACCAGTACGGTCTGCGCATCGGCCAATTGTACTCCAAGTGGTAGTATCAATAGTAAAACCAGAAAATACGCATTCACGTTATTTTGGCAGAATCAAAACTACACAAAAAGGTTACTGCTTTTTTGTCTTGACCAATTCCTCTAGTGATTGTACTGCGCCAAGGATCTTGGCCGCGTCATCACTGATTCCAAGCCTTGCAAGCTCAGCCCTTATCACCTCAATTGGGTCTGCCTGCTTTTCCTGCTTTTTCTTTGTCAGAATTTCGATTTCCTTTTTGACATCAGAGATTTGCGCATCTTTTTGCTCTAGGATCTGTTTTTCCCGTTCTAGCTGCATTTGGTGATATGCTATTTTTTCCAGTACTGATTCACGCTCTGATTGCAAGTGTAATAACAACGAATTGGTGTCATTTTCCGTTATCTTTTTGTAGTGTATTTTGTCTAGCTCCGTTCTTGGCTTTACCTGAAATGATTGT belongs to Candidatus Nitrosotenuis cloacae and includes:
- a CDS encoding aspartate ammonia-lyase translates to MEYRTDRDSLGEVKIPKDAYYGAFTGRAIIQYHVTGKRSHQHLISAYTMIKRSCAVANIKCGVLDKKSGNAIISACDKILSGKFQDQFVIEEINSGAGTAFNMNSNEVICNVALEILGKKKGQNEFLHPNDHVNMSQSSNDTFPTAMHVAILLNLKETIPAIDVLIKSLNKKAKEFSGYKKIGRTHLMDALPVTLGSEFAAYSTSITKAKNSITLAIKELELVGLGGTAVGNGANTPRGFRKIAIAELARISGLKLRPEQDMQHSLQSKFAVANVSSAIRNLALELNKIANDIRLMASGPIAGLSEIGIPAVHAGSSIMPGKVNPSLAECLNMVCFGIIGNDTAVANAAQGGQFELNVMLPGMLKAVLDSTDMLKNFLPIFSRNLIDGLSANEARLQQNIEKSPVIVTLLAPKIGYQKSADLFKESLKTGKTIRELVTSKKLLSDKEISALFK
- a CDS encoding multicopper oxidase domain-containing protein; translation: MLFSVTAVAVLAATLFGSTYTQSQIVGSTLAASSNDSMTQKIHDMGGLKLVMPQAFAAVDCDNIEEGRNVVSFDLYARSADLPILGGKTYQAMTFSGQVPGPTLRVTQGDVVMMTLTIPEDEPTPHGNDMHASQMHSGPFGKVMPGESRTYCYVAQVPGTFKYHCSGVDIAAMDQHVLSGMYGMTIVDPLKGYKPLVVDSTAVVDGEVVKDRNTYSADALEFQLQYAQLYLNDEGGYDQGKMFKHETTYTVVNGMSFGYVPNANHNKLIKGDANKNIFVVQPWNSDDLKQYQSQLLFVEAGQHVRVFIENQANEPVYWHVVGEIIDRVTQGNVVHAKGTETWMIGGSQGAIMDIVFDEPGVYAAVNHDYAAIFTGAATIFVAGDPFGLNEQLGTNAQSYSELLGNPSDAVPPTGKNTIEHPKLNLHGLYTDERADELKSELGL
- a CDS encoding D-2-hydroxyacid dehydrogenase — protein: MSFSDKVLICDQVDAVLNDILKKNGLAVTYEPQITPEDLAKKIGDYEIIVVRSRTTLTKDLVEKATKCKIMARVGVGLDNIDTDAAKAKNIRVINAVEGAMNAVAELVIGLMLAMARDIPRADRELRNDKWIKKELMGTELAGKYLGIVGLGNIGKRLARLARALNMNIIGFDVVPIDPEFAKDVGLIKADLDTLLQSADYVSLHVPLLDSTKNLINANRLSTMKKTARIINTSRGGTVDENALYEALKSGNLGGAALDVFEKEPAIGNKLVSLPNFIATPHIGAQTKEAQSLAANVIAEKIIQILRGVI